The genomic interval CGGTGCTCGACAAGTACGAACTGTACCGCCGCGCCGAGGCGCTCGGGGTTCCCTACCCCGAGACGTACTTCCTAGAGGAGACGGACCCGGGCGAGGCCGCCGAGGCGCTCGGCTTCCCGCTCGTCGTCAAGCCCGCGCGCAAGCGGGAGTTCGAGGAGGCCATCGGCACGAACGTCGTCGAGGTCGCGGACGAGGCGGAGTTCGCGGACGTGCTGGCGGAGGCCGACGACGCCGGCGTCCGCGTCATGGCCCAGGAGAAGGTGGAGAAGACGGCCGGCGCGGACCGCTCGTACGCCTCCTACGTCCCGCAGGAGGGCGAGGCGCTCGGCGTCGTCGGCAACGCGCGGGTCCGCTACCCGACGGGCTACGGCACCTCCTGTGTCGTGGACCGCGTCGAGGACCCGACGATCGAGGGGCGCGCGCGGACGATGCTCGACGACGCGGGCTACTACGGCATCTCGGAGGCGGAGTTCGTCCACGACGCCGAGCGCGACGAGTACGTCCTGCTCGACATCAACACCCGGCCGTGGAAGTGGATCGGGATGCCCGTCGCCGCGGGCGTGAACCTCCCGATGGCCGCCTACGCGAACGCCGTCGGCACCGAGACGGTCCACACCGGCCCCATCGACGCCCGGTGGGTGTTCCTCCCCGACTACCTGCGGCTGAACTTCGAGGACCCGACCTTCGAGGACGTGCTCGCCCCCCGCGAGTGGCACGCGCTCGTCTCCGGGGAGTTCGAGGGCGGGCCGGGGCTCACGACCGGCGTCTACCGGCCCGCCGACCCCGGGCCGACGTACGCGCTCCTGGAGACGGAGTTCGCGGACCGCGAGTACTACTGCGC from Halosegnis marinus carries:
- a CDS encoding carboxylate--amine ligase — protein: MTDAFLSFDELLDAVGERSFARPPALVANAHVTGLGVARALAAHDVPVIALDRSGDGVAPASDAVDVAGRVTYPLDDPDGFREDVAAVADATGHEPVAFGCMDEWALAFAEQEPEGVRLPFADGTLDSVLDKYELYRRAEALGVPYPETYFLEETDPGEAAEALGFPLVVKPARKREFEEAIGTNVVEVADEAEFADVLAEADDAGVRVMAQEKVEKTAGADRSYASYVPQEGEALGVVGNARVRYPTGYGTSCVVDRVEDPTIEGRARTMLDDAGYYGISEAEFVHDAERDEYVLLDINTRPWKWIGMPVAAGVNLPMAAYANAVGTETVHTGPIDARWVFLPDYLRLNFEDPTFEDVLAPREWHALVSGEFEGGPGLTTGVYRPADPGPTYALLETEFADREYYCAC